The genome window TGGAATTATTGGTAATGACAAGTCAAGCTGACGAGGATCTTGTTCCCAGTATCGGAGCACTGGCCCTGTATCCCTTTGTGTACCAAACCTATTTTGGCAATGGCCACACGATTCACGGCAGTGATGGCAACGGGATTGTTGCCCAGTCACCGTTGACTGATATCTTGATTATCCGCCCAGATTTTGAGGAGCAGACTGATTACGTGCATCATGATCTAGAGCAACACACACACTTGCTGTGGGTGATACCGCTCTATCCTCAGGAGCGGGTGTACGCGGTCCAGCAAGGTCGGAAGTCATTGTTGGAAATCTTCGAAGAGCAGGAGGTTGATATCCATGACCTATGGCGGGCTATTGCCCAACTGCCTACCTAACTCTAAGTAATGTGCATGTGGTATGAATTAAGCCTCTTTGAGAGCATTAAAGAGATTAAATACGGCATAGGTCAATTGGCACTGGTGACGCTTCCTAATCGGGTCGAGGAAGGCATTTAACCTTCCCTTCCCACATCACCCTGCGTGTGGGTTCGCAACGAACGATCGCCCCTCTTGATTTTTCGGTTTGCGAGGAGGTGTTATATGTTT of Trichocoleus sp. FACHB-46 contains these proteins:
- a CDS encoding suppressor of fused domain protein; the protein is MVYVFSFSAPETWVYATLGARHQPMFIPDGKPMHMELLVMTSQADEDLVPSIGALALYPFVYQTYFGNGHTIHGSDGNGIVAQSPLTDILIIRPDFEEQTDYVHHDLEQHTHLLWVIPLYPQERVYAVQQGRKSLLEIFEEQEVDIHDLWRAIAQLPT